The sequence below is a genomic window from Myxococcota bacterium.
GTGCGGCACGCACTGCACCGCGGTGGCGCCCGTGCCGATGATGCCGACCCGCTTGTCGCGCAGGCCGGAGAGATTCCCGTTCGAGTCACCGCCCGTGTAGCCGTAGTCCCAGCGGCTGGTGTGGAACGAGTGACCCTTGAAGGAGTCGATGCCCGCGATGCCCGGCAGCTTGGGCCGGTTCAGCGGGCCGTTCGACATGACCACGAAGCGCGCGCGCAGCGCGTCGCCGCGGTTGGTCTTCACGATCCAGCGCGCCGCCGCCTCGTCCCAGCGCAGCTCGGTGACTTCGGTCTGGAACAAGGCGTCGCGGTACAGGTCGTACTTGCGGCCGATCGCGGCGCTGTGCGCGAGTATCTCGGGCGCGCGCGTGTACTTCTCCTTCGGCACGTA
It includes:
- a CDS encoding NAD(P)/FAD-dependent oxidoreductase, with amino-acid sequence MTTTQNPPDLGFDPDSLRARYRAERDKRLRADANDQYVEVKGQFAHYIEDPYVAPGFTRAPLLDEVEVVVIGGGFGGLLAAARLREAGIDDLRVIEKGGDFGGTWYWNRYPGAMCDVESYIYLPLLEEVGYVPKEKYTRAPEILAHSAAIGRKYDLYRDALFQTEVTELRWDEAAARWIVKTNRGDALRARFVVMSNGPLNRPKLPGIAGIDSFKGHSFHTSRWDYGYTGGDSNGNLSGLRDKRVGIIGTGATAVQCVPH